A DNA window from Vigna angularis cultivar LongXiaoDou No.4 chromosome 1, ASM1680809v1, whole genome shotgun sequence contains the following coding sequences:
- the LOC108323383 gene encoding probable 26S proteasome non-ATPase regulatory subunit 3 gives MTQDLEMKDRSTPSNSVSLPAPSTLQHLKEIASLIETGSYTKEVRRIARAVRLTIALRRKLTASIISSFLDHVLTTGSEAHAKLSAHLPKEDDHEMEVDAATSAIQTPAKHLLPELEIYCYLLVLLFLIDKKKYNEAKACSSASIVWLKNTNRRTVDVIASRLYFYYSYSYELTGDLAEIRGNLLALHRIATLRHDELGQETLLNLLLRNYLHYNLYDQAEKLRSKAPRFEAHSNQQFCRYLFYLGKIRTIQLEYTDAKESLLQAARKAPVAARGFRIQCNKWAVIVRLLLGEIPERTVFMQKGMEKALRPYFELTNAVRIGDLELFRNIADKFATTFTADRTHNLIVRLRHNVIRTGLRNISISYSRISLADVAKKLRLNSPNPVADAESIVAKAIRDGAIDATLDHANGWMVSKETGDIYSTNEPQLAFNSRIAFCLNMHNEAVRALRFPPNTHKEKESAEKRRERQQQEQELAKHIAEEDDDDF, from the exons ATGACTCAAGATCTCGAGATGAAGGATCGCTCAACGCCTTCCAACTCCGTTTCTTTACCTGCTCCGTCTACTCTGCAGC ATTTGAAGGAGATAGCGTCGCTTATCGAGACCGGTTCGTACACGAAGGAAGTTCGTAGAATTGCTCGTGCTGTTCGCCTTACAATTGCGTTGAGGCGTAAATTAACAGCGTCGATTATCTCGTCTTTTCTTGATCACGTCCTCACTACTGGTTCTGAAGCTCATGCAAAATTGTCTGCGCATCTTCCCAAG GAGGATGATCACGAGATGGAAGTGGATGCCGCAACATCTGCAATTCAAACCCCAGCTAAACACTTGTTGCCCGAGCTAGAAATCTACTGTTACCTGCTCGTACTACTTTTTctgattgataaaaaaaaatacaatgag GCCAAAGCTTGTTCCTCAGCTAGCATCGTTTGGCTGAAGAACACAAACAGGAGGACTGTTGATGTTATTGCATCCAGACtgtatttttactattcatataGTTATGAGCTTACGGGAGATCTTGCTGAAATCCGTGG CAACCTCCTTGCATTGCACCGAATTGCCACCCTGCGCCATGACGAGTTGGGCCAG GAAACACTTCTTAATTTGCTGCTCCGCAACTACCTTCACTACAATCTATATGATCAGGCAGAAAAGTTGAGGTCTAAGGCTCCTCGATTTGAAGCGCATTCAAACCAACAG TTCTGTCGCTACCTCTTCTACCTTGGGAAAATTCGGACAATTCAATTGGAGTATACAGATGCAAAAGAGTCTCTCCTGCAGGCTGCCCGGAAAGCTCCAGTTGCTGCACGGGGTTTTCGAATTCAATGTAACAAGTGGGCTGTGATAGTTCGGTTACTGTTGGGAGAAATACCTGAGCGCACTGTCTTTATGCAGAAAGGAATGGAAAAAGCTTTAAGGCCTTACTTTGAGCTTACAAAT GCTGTACGGATTGGAGACTTGGAACTGTTTAGGAATATTGCAGACAAGTTTGCCACTACCTTCACTGCAGATAGAACCCATAATTTGATTGTTCGATTGCGCCATAATGTTATCAGAACTGGTTTACGTAACATCAGCATCTCCTATTCTCGCATTTCTCTGGCTGATGTTGCTAAAAAGCTGAGGTTGAACTCTCCGAATCCTGTTGCTGATGCTGAGAGCATTGTAGCAAAGGCTATTCGTGATGGTGCAATTGATGCTACATTGGATCATGCCAACGGGTGGATGGTGTCCAAGGAAACTGGAGATATTTACTCCACAAATGAGCCTCAGTTGGCCTTTAATTCTCGAATTGCATTCTGTCTTAACATGCACAATGAGGCAGTACGAGCACTTCGTTTTCCACCAAACACACACAAAGAGAAGGAGAGTGctgaaaaaagaagagagagacaACAACAGGAGCAGGAGCTGGCTAAGCATATTGCAGAAGAGGATGACGACGATTTCTGA